A section of the Apodemus sylvaticus chromosome 10, mApoSyl1.1, whole genome shotgun sequence genome encodes:
- the LOC127695027 gene encoding testis-expressed protein 54 has translation MGCCQDKDRRASDEQAREEVTEEGREGNEADNPGRRKQRSNESLLITVLWRRLSMFSRRGSSRSGKQDNQMQERKREGSHKEPEKG, from the coding sequence ATGGGCTGCTGTCAGGACAAGGACCGTCGGGCCTCGGATGAGCAAGCAAGGGAGGAAGTAACCgaggaaggcagggaaggcaACGAAGCCGACAACCCAGGCCGCCGTAAACAAAGATCTAACGAAAGTCTTCTGATCACCGTGCTGTGGCGCAGGCTATCCATGTTCAGCCGTCGAGGGTCCTCGCGGTCAGGCAAGCAAGACAATCAGATGCAGGAACGCAAACGTGAGGGAAGCCATAAGGAACCAGAAAAAGGCTGA